From Deltaproteobacteria bacterium, the proteins below share one genomic window:
- a CDS encoding HDOD domain-containing protein has protein sequence MRLSSFLRHPGIGPGPWVTPPVKLFASGYSMTDLILPLPVRELDFDLPSLRQISFELVQLLNDTEADMDDIVAVIKLDPALTGRIISFANSPFLAPLCPTTRLENAVVRTGRNEIKKIFYRTVIRDAFAHVRPDTEHVMRAIWLHSLTASLAMDKLRVALQDRLELDDEEYDYLSTLGILHNIGFLVLHHNFPGAFRRLFLDGPPADLDVFLAREHDMFQGVDHCLAGKYMLDRWYFPAFMGQAVVDCFNALDDSPENHLGIMLRIGNHVAARTGLSFYPDNPPGFWLRGLPASWDMDPVLAVVPELRREVALHRAILA, from the coding sequence ATGCGCCTCTCTTCATTTTTACGCCACCCTGGGATAGGACCAGGGCCGTGGGTGACGCCGCCCGTGAAACTTTTTGCCTCGGGATATTCAATGACCGATTTGATCCTGCCGCTTCCCGTTCGGGAATTGGATTTCGACCTTCCTTCCCTGCGCCAGATTTCTTTCGAGTTGGTGCAGTTGTTGAACGACACCGAGGCGGACATGGACGACATCGTCGCGGTCATCAAGCTGGATCCGGCGTTGACCGGACGAATCATCTCCTTTGCCAACTCTCCCTTCCTGGCCCCACTGTGTCCGACAACCCGCTTGGAAAACGCCGTGGTGCGCACGGGTCGCAACGAAATCAAGAAGATTTTTTACCGCACCGTCATCCGCGACGCCTTCGCCCATGTGCGGCCGGACACGGAGCACGTCATGCGGGCCATCTGGCTGCACAGTCTGACGGCTTCCCTGGCCATGGACAAGCTGCGCGTGGCCCTGCAGGACCGCCTGGAGCTGGACGACGAGGAATATGATTATTTGTCCACGCTGGGCATCTTGCACAACATTGGTTTTTTGGTCCTGCACCATAATTTTCCAGGCGCGTTCAGACGGCTTTTCCTGGATGGTCCGCCAGCGGATCTGGATGTTTTCCTGGCCAGGGAACACGACATGTTCCAGGGCGTGGATCACTGTCTGGCCGGCAAGTACATGCTGGATCGATGGTATTTTCCGGCCTTCATGGGCCAGGCGGTTGTCGATTGCTTCAACGCCCTGGATGACAGTCCGGAAAATCATCTGGGCATCATGTTGCGCATTGGAAACCATGTGGCCGCCCGGACCGGCCTGTCCTTTTATCCCGACAATCCGCCCGGATTCTGGCTGCGCGGCCTGCCCGCGTCCTGGGACATGGATCCGGTCCTGGCCGTTGTTCCGGAACTGCGCCGGGAAGTCGCCCTACACCGGGCCATTCTGGCCTGA